A genomic region of Mycobacterium senriense contains the following coding sequences:
- a CDS encoding FAD-binding dehydrogenase, with translation MSDSSVAGFDADAIVVGAGLAGLVAACELVDRGLRVLIVDQENSANLGGQAFWSFGGLFFVDSPEQRRLGIRDSHELALQDWLGTAAFDRPEDYWPRQWAHAYVDFAAGEKRSWLRSRGLKLFPLVGWAERGGYDAQGHGNSVPRFHITWGTGPALVEIFARQLRDRSSVRFAHRHQVDELIVEGEAVTGVRGTVLEPSATPRGVASSRKSLGQFEFRADAVIVTSGGIGANHELVRKNWPKRMGRVPEQLLSGVPAHVDGRMIAISQRAGGRVINPDRMWHYTEGITNYDPIWPLHGIRIIPGPSSLWLDASGRRLPVPLYPGFDTLGTLEHITKSGFDYTWFVLNAKIIEKEFALSGQEQNPDLTGQSVRELLRNRARSGPPGPVQAFVDRGVDFVSANSLRDLVTAMNKLPDVQPLDYATVEAEVTARDREVANKFSKDGQITAIHAARRYLGDRLGRVVAPHRLTDPKAGPMIAVKLHILTRKTLGGIETDLASRVLKADGTPLSGLYAAGEVAGFGGGGVHGYRALEGTFLGGCIFSGRAAGRGAADDIT, from the coding sequence ATGAGCGATTCTTCGGTTGCGGGGTTCGACGCTGATGCCATCGTCGTCGGGGCGGGCCTGGCCGGCCTGGTCGCCGCCTGCGAACTGGTGGATCGCGGCTTACGGGTGCTCATCGTCGATCAGGAGAACAGCGCCAACCTGGGCGGGCAGGCCTTCTGGTCCTTCGGCGGCCTGTTCTTCGTCGACAGCCCCGAGCAGCGCCGGTTGGGTATCCGCGACAGCCATGAACTCGCGCTGCAGGACTGGCTCGGCACCGCGGCCTTCGACCGTCCCGAGGACTATTGGCCACGCCAATGGGCGCACGCCTACGTCGATTTCGCCGCCGGGGAGAAACGCAGCTGGCTGCGGTCGCGGGGGCTCAAGCTCTTCCCGCTGGTGGGCTGGGCCGAGCGTGGTGGCTATGACGCACAGGGACACGGCAATTCGGTTCCCCGCTTCCACATCACCTGGGGCACCGGGCCCGCGCTGGTCGAGATTTTCGCCCGTCAACTGCGCGACCGCTCATCGGTGCGGTTTGCGCACCGCCACCAGGTCGACGAGCTGATCGTCGAGGGCGAGGCGGTGACCGGCGTCCGAGGGACGGTGCTGGAGCCCTCGGCTACGCCCAGGGGAGTCGCTTCATCGCGAAAATCGCTAGGGCAGTTTGAATTTCGCGCGGATGCGGTGATCGTGACGAGCGGCGGCATCGGCGCCAATCATGAACTGGTGCGCAAGAATTGGCCGAAGCGCATGGGCCGCGTTCCCGAGCAGCTGCTGAGCGGGGTGCCGGCCCACGTCGACGGCCGGATGATCGCCATCTCGCAGCGGGCCGGCGGGCGGGTGATCAACCCCGACCGGATGTGGCACTACACCGAGGGCATCACCAACTACGACCCGATCTGGCCGCTGCACGGGATCCGGATCATTCCGGGTCCGTCGTCGCTGTGGCTGGATGCCAGCGGCAGGCGGCTGCCGGTCCCGCTCTACCCCGGTTTCGACACGCTGGGCACCTTGGAACACATCACCAAATCCGGGTTCGACTACACGTGGTTTGTGTTGAACGCCAAGATCATTGAGAAGGAGTTCGCGCTGTCCGGGCAGGAGCAGAATCCCGACCTGACCGGACAGAGTGTTCGCGAGCTGCTGCGAAACCGGGCGCGTTCCGGGCCGCCGGGGCCGGTGCAGGCGTTCGTCGACCGGGGTGTGGACTTCGTCAGTGCGAACTCGTTGCGCGACCTGGTGACGGCGATGAACAAGCTGCCCGACGTGCAGCCGCTGGACTACGCCACGGTGGAGGCCGAAGTCACCGCCCGGGATCGGGAGGTGGCCAACAAGTTCAGCAAGGACGGGCAGATCACGGCGATCCACGCCGCGCGCAGGTACCTGGGCGACCGACTGGGCCGGGTGGTGGCGCCGCACCGGCTGACCGATCCGAAGGCGGGGCCGATGATCGCGGTGAAGCTGCACATCCTGACCAGAAAAACGTTGGGCGGGATCGAAACCGACCTTGCCTCACGGGTGTTGAAGGCCGACGGCACGCCGCTGAGCGGTCTGTACGCCGCCGGCGAGGTGGCCGGGTTCGGCGGCGGTGGCGTGCACGGCTACCGCGCCCTGGAGGGCACCTTTCTGGGCGGCTGCATCTTCTCCGGCCGGGCCGCCGGACGCGGCGCCGCCGACGACATCACCTAG
- a CDS encoding MBL fold metallo-hydrolase, protein MQLTHFGHSCLLAEFDHTRLLFDPGTFAHGFEGITGLTAILITHQHPDHVDAKRLPALLEGNPDAALYADPQTTAQLGAPCREVHVGDQLHIGELTVRAVGGKHAVIHPEIPVIENISFLVGDADHRARLMHPGDALFVPDEPVDVLATPAAAPWMKVSEAVDYLRAVAPQRAVPIHQGIIAPDARGIYYGRLTEMTSTDFQVLPEEDAVTF, encoded by the coding sequence ATGCAACTGACGCATTTCGGCCATTCGTGCCTACTTGCCGAGTTCGACCACACCCGCCTGCTCTTCGACCCCGGTACCTTCGCGCACGGATTCGAGGGAATCACCGGCTTGACGGCCATCTTGATCACCCATCAGCATCCCGACCATGTCGACGCCAAACGGCTGCCGGCATTGCTTGAGGGTAACCCGGATGCGGCGCTTTACGCCGATCCGCAGACCACCGCCCAACTTGGCGCGCCCTGTCGCGAAGTCCACGTCGGCGACCAGCTGCACATCGGTGAACTGACGGTTCGCGCGGTCGGCGGCAAACACGCGGTCATCCACCCGGAAATCCCTGTGATAGAGAACATTTCGTTTCTAGTGGGCGACGCCGACCATCGCGCCCGGCTGATGCATCCCGGTGACGCGCTCTTCGTGCCCGACGAGCCGGTGGACGTGTTGGCCACCCCCGCGGCCGCGCCGTGGATGAAGGTGTCCGAAGCGGTCGATTACCTGCGTGCCGTGGCTCCCCAGCGCGCCGTCCCCATCCACCAGGGGATCATCGCGCCGGATGCGCGGGGCATCTACTACGGACGCCTGACCGAGATGACCAGCACCGACTTCCAGGTGCTGCCCGAGGAAGACGCCGTCACGTTCTAG
- a CDS encoding ATPase, with translation MAEMRQLHIYDCALMDKLPMRVILATMLVAGGFAVALIVVVPAHADPETCPGLCDRIPNTAWIDQHAVPLDAVYHWPALAGQAVQTTGSAPGPRFRFEELCAAAAIPQDPRDSAVAAHVTVQHPDGQWQLQAQVLHWRGDTSHGGAIATTAFSNAVAALRACQQRAPQESPSLTTDDSTRMAAVISGPVVMHTYLFAHPASSTISEVTLWSTAPPQTAWPAMVDDPVLNAMSAPLCEAYIASCP, from the coding sequence ATGGCCGAAATGCGTCAGTTGCATATCTACGATTGTGCCTTGATGGACAAGCTGCCGATGCGGGTGATCCTGGCCACGATGCTGGTCGCCGGCGGTTTCGCAGTTGCTCTGATCGTCGTCGTTCCTGCGCACGCCGACCCGGAGACTTGCCCGGGGCTGTGCGACCGGATCCCGAACACCGCATGGATCGATCAGCACGCGGTCCCCCTGGACGCCGTGTATCACTGGCCCGCGCTGGCCGGCCAGGCCGTCCAGACGACCGGTTCGGCACCAGGACCGCGGTTCCGGTTCGAGGAACTGTGCGCCGCGGCGGCTATACCCCAGGATCCCCGCGACTCGGCCGTGGCGGCCCACGTGACGGTGCAGCATCCCGACGGGCAATGGCAACTGCAGGCCCAGGTCCTGCACTGGCGCGGTGACACCTCCCACGGCGGCGCGATCGCGACCACGGCGTTCAGTAACGCCGTCGCCGCGCTGCGGGCATGCCAGCAGCGTGCACCGCAGGAGTCACCGTCGCTGACCACCGACGACTCAACGCGGATGGCCGCCGTGATCAGCGGCCCGGTGGTGATGCACACCTATCTGTTCGCCCACCCGGCCAGCAGCACGATCAGCGAGGTCACGCTCTGGTCGACGGCCCCGCCGCAGACGGCCTGGCCGGCGATGGTGGATGATCCGGTGCTCAATGCCATGAGCGCACCGCTGTGCGAGGCCTACATTGCCTCGTGCCCGTAA
- the purS gene encoding phosphoribosylformylglycinamidine synthase subunit PurS has translation MARVIVSVMPKAEILDPQGQAIVGALGRLGHPGISEVRQGKRFELEVDDSVDDSALAEIAESLLANTVIEDWTISRETQ, from the coding sequence GTGGCCCGGGTGATCGTGAGCGTGATGCCCAAAGCGGAGATTCTCGACCCGCAAGGTCAAGCGATTGTGGGCGCGCTGGGTCGCCTCGGACATCCGGGGATCTCAGAAGTTCGGCAAGGCAAGCGCTTTGAGCTCGAAGTGGACGACAGTGTCGACGATTCGGCGCTCGCCGAGATCGCGGAATCACTGTTGGCGAACACCGTGATCGAAGACTGGACGATCAGCCGGGAGACGCAGTGA
- the purQ gene encoding phosphoribosylformylglycinamidine synthase subunit PurQ: MTARIGIITFPGTLDDVDAARAARRVGAEAVNLWHADADLRSVDAVVVPGGFSYGDYLRAGAIARFAPVMTEVVEAARRGMPVLGICNGFQVLCEAGLLPGALTRNVGLHFICRDVWLRVASTSTAWTSRFEPDADLLVPLKSGEGRYVAPAEVIEELEGEGRVVFRYHENANGSLHDIAGVSSANGRVVGLMPHPEHAIEALTGPSDDGLGLFYSVLDGVLAG; this comes from the coding sequence GTGACGGCACGCATCGGGATCATCACCTTCCCCGGCACACTCGACGACGTGGACGCCGCCCGCGCGGCGCGGCGGGTCGGTGCCGAGGCGGTCAACCTGTGGCATGCCGACGCCGATCTGCGGAGTGTGGACGCTGTGGTGGTGCCCGGCGGCTTCTCCTACGGCGACTACCTGCGAGCCGGTGCGATCGCCAGGTTCGCCCCGGTGATGACCGAGGTGGTGGAGGCCGCCCGGCGCGGCATGCCAGTGTTGGGCATTTGCAACGGTTTTCAGGTGCTCTGCGAGGCCGGCCTGCTGCCCGGGGCGCTGACCCGCAACGTGGGCCTGCACTTCATCTGCCGCGACGTGTGGCTGCGGGTGGCCTCGACCTCGACGGCGTGGACGTCGCGATTCGAGCCCGACGCCGATCTGCTGGTCCCGCTGAAGTCCGGCGAGGGGCGCTACGTGGCGCCGGCCGAGGTGATCGAGGAGCTCGAGGGCGAGGGTCGGGTGGTGTTCCGGTACCACGAGAACGCCAACGGGTCGCTGCACGACATCGCCGGGGTCAGTTCCGCCAACGGCCGTGTAGTGGGGTTGATGCCGCATCCCGAGCACGCCATCGAGGCACTGACCGGGCCTTCCGACGACGGCCTGGGCCTGTTCTATTCGGTGCTGGACGGCGTGCTCGCCGGCTGA